The window AGAAAAGCATACAGTTGGAACTGGAGAATGAGTTTTTCTTCTAGAGAGATACAATGCTCTAGTAGTCCTTGGACTAATTGATGCGCCGCGTTTTGATCCCCTTGCTGCAATGTTGCTAATAACTCTTTCTCTTGATCGCTCACAAAATAATATTTCTTCAAAGACCGCATTTTCGCATTTGGGCCATTTCTAAGATTTTGCTGAAGTGAGAGCTGTGCTTCTTGATACGCTACTTTCATTTCTCGTATGTTATGCAAATCACTCCATCCGATAGGTTGAAAATCAGAAAGAATTGTATTCAACATCATATCGGAGGCTTTGTCGTCAGCATAACAAAGCGTATATACAATAGACTGGCCAATTTGGAATGAAAAGCAATCGCGAATCGTTTCGTCAGCATCGAACCTTTCAGTCGGAATCGGTTGAGTTGTAAGGAGAAAACGGAAATATGGGTAAGGTAAATCAAAGTCCGGCTCAACAGTGTCGGAAGGGTTCAACAACTGCTCATACAAAAATTGTGCCATTTGCATGCGGCAATTATCTAAGACGGCTGCTCTTTCCTGCTGAATGACAGTAACTAATTTTGTAACGGTTTCAATTAATTCTTCTGGATCAATCGGCTTTAAAATATAATCGACGACCCCGTATTTAATCGCATCTTTCGCATACGCAAAATCATTATAGCCCGTGAGGATAATAACTTTTGGAGTATTTCGATCCATTCCTTGTAACCTTTCGATAAATTGCAGACCATCCATGATAGGCATTTTGATATCAGTTAAAATAATGTCAGGTTGATGCGTCTCCAATAATTCTAGTCCCTCTGCTCCGTTGCTCGCTGAACCCATATGAGCAATCCCAAGCTTCACCCATGGAAGCATATGTTCAATTCCTTTGCGAATCCACGGCTCGTCTTCTACTATCATCATCTTGATCATAGTTCACCACTTCTTTCAAGAATTCTGTATGAATGGCATTGTGATCCTGATTGCAGTTCCCGGAAGCTCTATCTCTTCAACAAATACTCCATATTCATTTCCAAACGCAAGCTTAATACGGTTATTGACATTAAGAATTCCAACACTCGTTCCCTCTCCAGCCGATCCATTGTTTGGCAGAGAGGCAGCTTTTTCTTGAAGAGACCAGTTTAATCGGTTTCTATCGTCTTCTGCAATCCCGCTTCCATTATCATACACGCGCAAAACGATATGTTCGTCCTCCCGATAGGCTTGTATGTGGATAATGCCGCCACCAGTCACATCTTTGAAAGCGTGTTCAAAACAATTTTCTATGATTGGCTGAAGTACAAACTTGATGACTCTACAATCGAGCACTTCTTCTGACACATCAATTTCTTTTTCAATCAATTCATCAAATCGAATCAGTTGCACTGTCAAATAATTCTCCACATGCTCAATTTCCTCGCGTAACATGACATAATTCCCATCACTTACGGTGTTGTAACGAAACATTTTGGATAAAGATCGACTGATTTCAGAAATTAGCGGAACCCGATGAATGATTGCGATCGAGTTGATGGTTTCCAAGGCATTATGTAAAAAATGAGGATTGATTTGCGCTTGCAAAGCCAGCAGCTTTGCTTCATTAAAATTGACTCGGTTTTCATATGCCATTTTGGAATACCGCTTCACCATTTTATTGAAACTTAACTCAATCTCCCATAATTCGTCCTTGAAAAATACTTTTCGTTCTTCTCCCAGTATCAAGTCTTGTTCTTCCATTTCTTTTAACCTTTTTTTCAAGTCATTCGTAGAACGATAGAGTCGACTTGACACATAATACACCAACAACAATAAAAAAATCGTACTCGTTATTGCGATAGTTGTCATGAAAGTTTTAATGTAAGAAATGTTTCGATAGACTTCTTCCGTGGGTGTTAAGACAATCAAATACCACTCGGTAATGGGGTGGAAGGAAAAACTGAGGAGTCGTTCTACATTTAAATAATCGACTATGTAATAACCGTCCTGCTGTTCATCATCAAAAATTGGGTAGTTTTGAACCTTGGTGACTAGATGCGGATTGGTAGCAAATACAGCGTTCTGCTTCTCATCTAGGATGACCACTTCGCTATGTTCTCCGAATATCGAACTGGCCAAGCCATAGTAAATCATCTTTTCTCGATCCTCCACATCAGTGACGGAAGCATCGGAGTCTCGTAAGAGGTATAGAAAATTATTCGTTTGACGCAATATCTCTTGATTTTTTTCCACAATATCCTGTTGTAGATGATGATTTAATACTTTATACGTAATCGCACTGATCAAAACAATTGGAATCACTGTTAAAACAACATAGAACAAGATGTATTTATATTTTTTGGATAGATACATGACACACCAGCCATATTTTCTAATATAGTTTTTTCTCTGAGTAGTAATTACTATTGTAGGCTATCTCGCTTTAATATTCAATGTATACTGAATATTGAGGAGACATCACTAATTTTCTGTACTTAGGCTAAATAAGTATAGGCATAAAGATTGAGTAACTGGGATTGCTCGTTTCAGATGATGCCTGCTGGTTGCAATAAGTCACCGTGACGGCTCGATAGTCTCAAATACAAAATGCACCTCACACAGGGACTAATTGTGTGAGGTGCTTTCTTGATTATTTGTAAGTACATTTAACCTAATTACTTCACTACAATCTCCCGATTGAACAACGCATAATTCCCTTGCATGTCCTGCACTGGAGATACAGTATCTTGGACCAGCCTGACCTTTAAGCCATACACGTAATTGGAATGCAGATTCACATTGACATAATTGCTCAAATCACGGTTATAGGAAGAGGAATCCACCAATTCCAGCGTCAAATCCCCATTATCATATCGACCATTTCCGTTCGTGTCCAGATAAATTACGTCATTTGTTCTTCCATTCAGCCAAACATTGTCTGCCACGGAAGCTCGGATATTTGCCACAAAAGCGTTCGCTTCTGTGTTGGAGGAGGCAACCGCGACGGAACTTGTGTGTACCACTTGCCCATTCAACGTAATTTCAAAATCATACGGATCCAATGGCTGGACCGCTTTATTGAAACCGAGCAGAAGTGAAGTGCCATTCGATGCGATGGCAGCATGGTTGAGTTCCGGTTGGATTCCGCTGACAAATGTCACATCGCCGTACCCCGGTGACGCAATGGTGTTTCCGGCATTATCGCGAATATTATTGACTGTCATCGTCGCCGTTTTAGTTGTCGGAATTCCCGCGGATGGCACATGGACCGTGACGACAACCGATGTAGCCCGGTCGGCGGATCCTGTGATGGCGGTGGTGACATAGGAACCGTTCGGTAATGCTTTGCCATCCCATGTATAATTATTGATGTCCTGAACCGTCGCCAAATTCACTCCACTGTCGGCGTCGATGGCCGTATAAGTTGCCGTTTGTTCGGCACCCGGAGCGTTTCCAGGTCTTGCCGAAACATTGGTGACCGGACTCACGACTGGCCGGGTATTATCATAAGTGGCTGTATTTTCCACCAAGAATGTCTGGGCCGCAATTGCGTTGGAATTCGGGATGCTCGCTTTATCAACGACCGTATTCGCCGGAAGCCGTAATTGATACGTACCATTTGGCAAGGAATGATGGATGGTCAAGGTACGGTTGGCAATGACCGCATTTTGCGAGCGGTTATAGTTCAGGGTGATCGGTGTAGCGACTCCAGTCCTCTGATCAATAACTGTCACGGCATTGTTTCCACCGGCCGCAATATCTTTCGTAAAGTTTGCGATAATCTTGCCGTCTTTATATTCAACCATAGTGAATGCAGGTGGCATTGTATCCTTTTCAAGCGTTACGTTCGTTGAATACAAGGCTGCACTATTTCCGACTGTATCCTTAACGTCCGCATCAACAAATAGAATGGCATGATACGAACTGCCGTAAGTTAGAACGGGACCTGTCAACACAACGGTTTTAGCATCCTTTCCGGCTGTAGCGACCAGATTCGTCACCGTTCCATTCGAATGGACGAGACGGGCTTTCCCTTGGAATGAAGCGATGTTCATCGCTTTATCGTATATCAGCTCCAACTGATTTTCCCCGACCACCTTTAGGTCGGTTACAGTCGGCGCCACGGTATCCGTTTCAATCGTCACGGAAGTTTCCACCGGATTCGGGGAGACGAAGTTCTGATTATAGTCTTTGACATTCAACAACTTGATCTTGGCCGTCGTGCCTGCCGGAACCGCTTTCCCCGACGTAACCTGTAAAAGATTCGGATTTTGAGGATCATTGGCCACCGTCGCAGCGGTATCATTGACATGCGCAATTACACCAGATGCACTGACCGGCTCATCAAATAAGATTGCAAACGAATTTGTCGAGGTTTTCGCTGTAGCGGATCCGGAAACGAGTTTAGGAGCCACATCATCTTTTGCTTTAACAATCGTCGTGTATTCTTCGAACTTCCCGCCAGATACGGCTTGTACTGCGTCTGTCGATTTGAAAGCATATTCGCCATCAAAAATCCAATTTGCTGTGATGGTCAATGTCTTGCCATCTTCCGATAGGGAACCAGTAAGCTGTCCAGGGTTCACTGTCGCACCGGTCACCATAGTGAATACAAGATTTCGAACCGTATTGGAGGAATCCAAAACCGTTGATTTCACGACAGGTGTGGAAAACTTCACTTCCACTTGCTTAGCGTTAATAGCTTTGACATCCGTTACGAAACGATCATCTGTGCTAAATTCAAATGTGATCGAAAGCGTTTTTTCAATTTTTGCTTCCCCTTTTGTCAAGGTCACCAAATAAGTGCCCGCAGTTTTCCCTTCCGATACTTCAGCAGCAACCCCTTTTTCGGTAATCAAGGAAGAAGCATATTGTCGAACAGCCGCCAATTTGGTTTCATCCGTAGCGAAAGATCCCTTTGAAACATTTACGGAACCGTCCTTCAATTGTCCGGCTGCCGCTTCGACCGCGACTTGATCTTCATCCACTTTCGGTGTCAAGAACGCTTCACTACGGAAGACAAAAGAAGCCATCTGTCCGCGTGTGACAAGCGCATTCGGCGAGAATGTCGTCGGTGTCGTCCCCGTTGTGATTTCATTAGCATACAGCGCCCGGACAAATTCCATATGCCATTGCTTATTATTGATATCTTTAAATGGAAGAGAAGTCGTTTTTGGATCGTCCAATTCAAATCCAAGCACAATGATCTTCGCCATTTGCGCACGCGTTAGACTAGCAGCCGGGCGGAATGTATTGTCCTCATATCCCGAAATGATGCCCGCTTCCACAAGTGCGGCAATATAGCCGTAGTAAGGGCTCGTTTTCCGAACATCGGTGAACCCAGGATCCTTGACATTCACCGTATCCAACTCCAACACTAACGCCAACAATTTGGCAGCATCCTGACGGGTGATGTTCTGGCCTGGCTTGAACGTCCCATCCGGATATCCGCTCATCATCTCAGCCGCTGTGTATTTCATCACCGCTTCATAAAAATGGTGACTTGGAATGTCCCGCACATCG is drawn from Sporosarcina sp. FSL W7-1349 and contains these coding sequences:
- a CDS encoding response regulator transcription factor — translated: MIKMMIVEDEPWIRKGIEHMLPWVKLGIAHMGSASNGAEGLELLETHQPDIILTDIKMPIMDGLQFIERLQGMDRNTPKVIILTGYNDFAYAKDAIKYGVVDYILKPIDPEELIETVTKLVTVIQQERAAVLDNCRMQMAQFLYEQLLNPSDTVEPDFDLPYPYFRFLLTTQPIPTERFDADETIRDCFSFQIGQSIVYTLCYADDKASDMMLNTILSDFQPIGWSDLHNIREMKVAYQEAQLSLQQNLRNGPNAKMRSLKKYYFVSDQEKELLATLQQGDQNAAHQLVQGLLEHCISLEEKLILQFQLYAFLERYLDKAQTSLEDYRFLQKFKLAHSQEDVQDITVHILYPIIEQIVNEWDQSPSKIGQLAKEYIDGHYKNPSLSLSLVAEQLNVSPSYLSHIFKEELKVNFSSYVTEKRVYTAQEELAHTHLPIYIISEKVGFNDSKYFNRVFKKQTGLTPKRFRESQSERIIPKR
- a CDS encoding sensor histidine kinase; protein product: MYLSKKYKYILFYVVLTVIPIVLISAITYKVLNHHLQQDIVEKNQEILRQTNNFLYLLRDSDASVTDVEDREKMIYYGLASSIFGEHSEVVILDEKQNAVFATNPHLVTKVQNYPIFDDEQQDGYYIVDYLNVERLLSFSFHPITEWYLIVLTPTEEVYRNISYIKTFMTTIAITSTIFLLLLVYYVSSRLYRSTNDLKKRLKEMEEQDLILGEERKVFFKDELWEIELSFNKMVKRYSKMAYENRVNFNEAKLLALQAQINPHFLHNALETINSIAIIHRVPLISEISRSLSKMFRYNTVSDGNYVMLREEIEHVENYLTVQLIRFDELIEKEIDVSEEVLDCRVIKFVLQPIIENCFEHAFKDVTGGGIIHIQAYREDEHIVLRVYDNGSGIAEDDRNRLNWSLQEKAASLPNNGSAGEGTSVGILNVNNRIKLAFGNEYGVFVEEIELPGTAIRITMPFIQNS
- a CDS encoding S-layer homology domain-containing protein → MRKGSYPKVFKATLATAAAAVVTVAPVHTKAESPTFTDVRDIPSHHFYEAVMKYTAAEMMSGYPDGTFKPGQNITRQDAAKLLALVLELDTVNVKDPGFTDVRKTSPYYGYIAALVEAGIISGYEDNTFRPAASLTRAQMAKIIVLGFELDDPKTTSLPFKDINNKQWHMEFVRALYANEITTGTTPTTFSPNALVTRGQMASFVFRSEAFLTPKVDEDQVAVEAAAGQLKDGSVNVSKGSFATDETKLAAVRQYASSLITEKGVAAEVSEGKTAGTYLVTLTKGEAKIEKTLSITFEFSTDDRFVTDVKAINAKQVEVKFSTPVVKSTVLDSSNTVRNLVFTMVTGATVNPGQLTGSLSEDGKTLTITANWIFDGEYAFKSTDAVQAVSGGKFEEYTTIVKAKDDVAPKLVSGSATAKTSTNSFAILFDEPVSASGVIAHVNDTAATVANDPQNPNLLQVTSGKAVPAGTTAKIKLLNVKDYNQNFVSPNPVETSVTIETDTVAPTVTDLKVVGENQLELIYDKAMNIASFQGKARLVHSNGTVTNLVATAGKDAKTVVLTGPVLTYGSSYHAILFVDADVKDTVGNSAALYSTNVTLEKDTMPPAFTMVEYKDGKIIANFTKDIAAGGNNAVTVIDQRTGVATPITLNYNRSQNAVIANRTLTIHHSLPNGTYQLRLPANTVVDKASIPNSNAIAAQTFLVENTATYDNTRPVVSPVTNVSARPGNAPGAEQTATYTAIDADSGVNLATVQDINNYTWDGKALPNGSYVTTAITGSADRATSVVVTVHVPSAGIPTTKTATMTVNNIRDNAGNTIASPGYGDVTFVSGIQPELNHAAIASNGTSLLLGFNKAVQPLDPYDFEITLNGQVVHTSSVAVASSNTEANAFVANIRASVADNVWLNGRTNDVIYLDTNGNGRYDNGDLTLELVDSSSYNRDLSNYVNVNLHSNYVYGLKVRLVQDTVSPVQDMQGNYALFNREIVVK